In Oncorhynchus masou masou isolate Uvic2021 chromosome 10, UVic_Omas_1.1, whole genome shotgun sequence, a single genomic region encodes these proteins:
- the LOC135547100 gene encoding ATP-dependent RNA helicase DDX18-like, which translates to MADLQMRLLRQKIQKRSVKNKERKLLQKRKQEEDNDDANGLPEESCDERSQVATAISKAQNAKPTNKQQKEKNGPAEVDTEHFVKKKNKRKLNTTEQPGVKKAKKKKGVTEEDADQTTDKPTQPLEQGDEGGGDEEGSEDGAEMGEGEKFEHTEEEDEPTLPSGLTGAFEDTSFASLAPLVSENTLKGVKEMGFEHMTEIQHKSIQPLLEGRDILAAAKTGSGKTLAFLIPSIELIYKLKFMPRNGTGVVILSPTRELAMQTYGVMKELMTHHVHTFGLIMGGSNRTAEAQRLANGVNILVATPGRLLDHLQNTAGFMYKNLQCLIIDEADRILEVGFEEELKQIIKLLPKRRQTMLFSATQTRKVEDLARISLKKEPLYVGVDDNKDNATVDGLEQGYVVCPSEKRFMLLFTFLKKNRKKKLMVFFSSCMSVKFHYELLNYIDLPVMAIHGKQKQTKRTTTFFQFCNADSGILLCTDVAARGLDIPEVDWIVQYDPPDDPKEYIHRVGRTARGINGIGHALLILRPEELGFLRFLKQAKVPLSEFEFSWAKISDIQGQMNKLIEKNYYLHKSSQEAYKSYVRAYDSHSLKAIYSVNTLNLPMVAQSFGFTVPPYVDLNVHSKGGLKMTKRGGGGGFGYQKGKPAHKAKIFKHVNKGKGDKRQFSR; encoded by the exons ATGGCAGATCTTCAGATGAGGCTTCTTCGGcagaaaatccagaaaagaagCGTAAAGAACAAAGAGCGAAAGCTACTTCAGAAACGGAAACAGGAGGAAGATAATG ACGACGCAAACGGACTTCCAGAGGAGAGTTGTGATGAAAGGAGTCAGGTGGCCACAGCCATATCAAAGGCACAGAATGCCAAACCCACGAATAAGCAGCAAAAAGAGAAGAATGGTCCGGCAGAGGTGGACACAGAACATTTTGTCAAGAAGAAAAATAAAAGAAAGCTCAACACCACTGAACAGCCAG GTGTGAAAAAAGCGAAGAAGAAGAAGGGTGTGACAGAGGAGGATGCTGATCAGACCACAGACAAACCCACACAGCCTCTTGAACAGGGAGATGAGGGGGGGGGTGATGAAGAGGGAAGTGAGGATGGGGCggagatgggggaaggagagaagttTGAGCATACTGAGGAGGAAGATGAACCAACGCTCCCATCTGGCTTGACAG GTGCGTTTGAGGACACGTCGTTTGCCTCTCTAGCGCCTCTGGTGAGTGAGAACACTCTAAAGGGTGTGAAGGAGATGGGCTTTGAGCACATGACTGAGATCCAACACAAAAGCATACAGCCCCTATTGGAGGGAAG agatatcctggCTGCTGCTAAGACTGGCAGTGGTAAAACCCTGGCCTTCCTCATCCCTTCCATCGAGCTCATCTACAAACTTAAGTTCATGCCCAGAAATG GTACAGGCGTGGTGATCTTGTCCCCAACGCGCGAGTTGGCCATGCAGACGTACGGCGTGATGAAGGAGCTGATGACCCACCACGTGCACACCTTCGGCCTGATCATGGGCGGCAGCAACCGCACAGCCGAGGCCCAGAGGCTGGCCAATGGCGTCAACATCCTGGTGGCCACGCCCGGCAGACTGCTTGACCACCTCCAG AATACTGCTGGCTTCATGTATAAGAACCTCCAGTGTCTGATTATTGACGAAGCTGACCGTATCCTGGAGGTCGGCTTCGAGGAGGAGCTGAAGCAGATCATCAAACTCCTGCCAA AGCGGAGGCAGACAATGCTGTTCTCGGCCACCCAGACCCGTAAGGTGGAAGACCTGGCCCGTATCTCCCTAAAGAAGGAGCCCCTCTACGTGGGTGTGGACGACAACAAGGACAACGCAACCGTGGATGGCCTGGAGCAG GGCTATGTGGTGTGTCCCTCAGAGAAGCGCTTCATGCTGCTCTTCACCTTCCTGAAGAAAAACCGCAAGAAGAAGCTTATGGTGTTCTTCTCATCCTGCATGTCGGTCAAGTTCCACTACGAGCTGCTCAACTACATTGACCTGCCTGTCATGGCCATCCAC GGGAAGCAAAAGCAGACCAAGCGTACCACCACCTTCTTCCAGTTCTGTAACGCCGACTCAGGCATCCTGCTGTGTACAGATGTGGCGGCCAGAGGCCTGGACATCCCTGAGGTGGACTGGATTGTCCAATATGACCCCCCAGATGACCCCAAG GAATATATCCACAGGGTGGGCAGAACGGCTCGCGGGATCAACGGCATAGGCCATGCCCTCCTAATACTCAGGCCAGAGGAGCTGGGCTTCCTGCGCTTCCTCAAACAAGCCAAG GTTCCTTTGAGTGAGTTTGAATTCTCTTGGGCAAAGATCTCTGATATCCAGGGTCAG ATGAATAAGCTGATTGAGAAGAACTACTACCTGCACAAGTCATCCCAGGAGGCCTACAAGTCCTATGTGCGGGCGTACGACTCTCATTCCCTCAAAGCGATCTACAGTGTCAACACGCTCAATCTCCCCATGGTGGCACAGTCTTTCGGCTTTACTGTGCCTCCCTACGTCGACCTCA ACGTTCACAGCAAAGGAGGACTGAAGATGACGAAGAGGGGTGGAGGTGGCGGCTTCGGCTACCAGAAGGGCAAGCCCGCTCACAAAGCCAAAATCTTCAAGCACGTCAACAAAGGCAAGGGGGACAAGAGGCAATTCTCACGCTGA